A single Cottoperca gobio chromosome 5, fCotGob3.1, whole genome shotgun sequence DNA region contains:
- the sumf1 gene encoding formylglycine-generating enzyme isoform X2 produces the protein MTVALLFTAGAEGEIKTSATGSVGAQSEPAAPQGAASCGCEKLKRAAAVEPVEPVEDRTASAHPADKYSRSANERLPEAQGDEEKIQSQMVVITGGEFLMGTDDPAIPADGEGPQRLVHVDSFFMDIQEVTNQQFQSFVNITGYITEAETFGDSFVFEGILSESVKNQITQAVAAAPWWLPVKGANWRHPNGPDSNITDGLDHPVLHVSWADAVAYCSWANKRLPTEAEWEYACRGGLKDRLYPWGNNLNPKGQHYANLWQGDFPNHNSAEDGYVKTSPVMSFPANGFGLHDMVGNAWEWTSDWWTVHHTTEQQHNPTGPPSGTDKVKKGGSYMCHKSYCYRYRCAARSQNTPDSAASNLGFRCVSQGQR, from the exons ATGACTGTGGCTCTCCTCTTCACCGCCGGGGCCGAGGGTGAGATCAAGACGTCAGCGACT GGTTCAGTCGGGGCTCAGTCAGAACCTGCGGCCCCGCAGGGAGCAGCCAGCTGCGGCTGTGAGAAGCTGAAGAGAGCCGCTGCTGTGGAGCCTGTGGAGCCTGTGGAGGACAGGACGGCTTCTGCACACCCAGCTGACAAATACTCAAGAAGCGCCAATGAGAGGCTGCCTGAGGCTCAGGGAGATGAGGAGAAAATACAAAGTCAG ATGGTGGTGATTACTGGAGGAGAGTTCCTGATGGGAACGGACGACCCCGCCATCCCTGCAGATGGCGAGGGCCCGCAGAGGCTGGTGCATGTTGACTCCTTCTTCATGGACATCCAGGAAGTCACTAACCAACAGTTCCAGAGCTTTGTCAATATCacaggatacattactgag GCAGAGACATTTGGAGACTCATTTGTATTCGAGGGGATTTTGAGCGAGAGTGTGAAAAACCAAATCACCCAAGCA GTGgctgctgccccctggtggctTCCAGTCAAAGGGGCCAACTGGAGGCACCCTAATGGTCCAGACTCCAACATCACAGACGG GCTGGACCATCCTGTTCTACATGTGTCCTGGGCGGATGCAGTCGCTTACTGCTCCTGGGCCAACAAGAGACTTCCTACAGAGGCAGAATGGGAGTACGCCTGCAGAGGCGGCCTTAAAGACAG ACTTTACCCCTGGGGAAACAATTTGAACCCGAAAGGACAACACTACGCCAACCTCTGGCAGGGGGATTTCCCCAACCACAACTCTGCAGAGGATGGATACGTCAAAACTTCACCG GTGATGTCCTTTCCTGCCAATGGTTTTGGTCTGCATGACATGGTGGGGAATGCATGGGAATGGACCTCAGACTGGTGGACTGTGCATCACACtacagaacaacaacacaaccCA ACGGGTCCTCCATCAGGCACAGACAAGGTGAAGAAGGGAGGGTCATACATGTGCCACAAG tcttaCTGCTACAGATACCGCTGTGCAGCTCGTAGCCAGAACACTCCGGACAGCGCAGCCTCTAATCTTGGTTTCCGCTGTGTCTCCCAGGGGCAACGGTGA
- the sumf1 gene encoding formylglycine-generating enzyme isoform X1, with protein sequence MVRCFALFFVAACVNEVLCSQGSVGAQSEPAAPQGAASCGCEKLKRAAAVEPVEPVEDRTASAHPADKYSRSANERLPEAQGDEEKIQSQMVVITGGEFLMGTDDPAIPADGEGPQRLVHVDSFFMDIQEVTNQQFQSFVNITGYITEAETFGDSFVFEGILSESVKNQITQAVAAAPWWLPVKGANWRHPNGPDSNITDGLDHPVLHVSWADAVAYCSWANKRLPTEAEWEYACRGGLKDRLYPWGNNLNPKGQHYANLWQGDFPNHNSAEDGYVKTSPVMSFPANGFGLHDMVGNAWEWTSDWWTVHHTTEQQHNPTGPPSGTDKVKKGGSYMCHKSYCYRYRCAARSQNTPDSAASNLGFRCVSQGQR encoded by the exons ATGGTGCGATGTTTTGCCTTGTTTTTCGTCGCTGCTTGTGTGAACGAAGTGTTGTGTAGTCAGGGTTCAGTCGGGGCTCAGTCAGAACCTGCGGCCCCGCAGGGAGCAGCCAGCTGCGGCTGTGAGAAGCTGAAGAGAGCCGCTGCTGTGGAGCCTGTGGAGCCTGTGGAGGACAGGACGGCTTCTGCACACCCAGCTGACAAATACTCAAGAAGCGCCAATGAGAGGCTGCCTGAGGCTCAGGGAGATGAGGAGAAAATACAAAGTCAG ATGGTGGTGATTACTGGAGGAGAGTTCCTGATGGGAACGGACGACCCCGCCATCCCTGCAGATGGCGAGGGCCCGCAGAGGCTGGTGCATGTTGACTCCTTCTTCATGGACATCCAGGAAGTCACTAACCAACAGTTCCAGAGCTTTGTCAATATCacaggatacattactgag GCAGAGACATTTGGAGACTCATTTGTATTCGAGGGGATTTTGAGCGAGAGTGTGAAAAACCAAATCACCCAAGCA GTGgctgctgccccctggtggctTCCAGTCAAAGGGGCCAACTGGAGGCACCCTAATGGTCCAGACTCCAACATCACAGACGG GCTGGACCATCCTGTTCTACATGTGTCCTGGGCGGATGCAGTCGCTTACTGCTCCTGGGCCAACAAGAGACTTCCTACAGAGGCAGAATGGGAGTACGCCTGCAGAGGCGGCCTTAAAGACAG ACTTTACCCCTGGGGAAACAATTTGAACCCGAAAGGACAACACTACGCCAACCTCTGGCAGGGGGATTTCCCCAACCACAACTCTGCAGAGGATGGATACGTCAAAACTTCACCG GTGATGTCCTTTCCTGCCAATGGTTTTGGTCTGCATGACATGGTGGGGAATGCATGGGAATGGACCTCAGACTGGTGGACTGTGCATCACACtacagaacaacaacacaaccCA ACGGGTCCTCCATCAGGCACAGACAAGGTGAAGAAGGGAGGGTCATACATGTGCCACAAG tcttaCTGCTACAGATACCGCTGTGCAGCTCGTAGCCAGAACACTCCGGACAGCGCAGCCTCTAATCTTGGTTTCCGCTGTGTCTCCCAGGGGCAACGGTGA
- the sumf1 gene encoding formylglycine-generating enzyme isoform X3 — protein sequence MVVITGGEFLMGTDDPAIPADGEGPQRLVHVDSFFMDIQEVTNQQFQSFVNITGYITEAETFGDSFVFEGILSESVKNQITQAVAAAPWWLPVKGANWRHPNGPDSNITDGLDHPVLHVSWADAVAYCSWANKRLPTEAEWEYACRGGLKDRLYPWGNNLNPKGQHYANLWQGDFPNHNSAEDGYVKTSPVMSFPANGFGLHDMVGNAWEWTSDWWTVHHTTEQQHNPTGPPSGTDKVKKGGSYMCHKSYCYRYRCAARSQNTPDSAASNLGFRCVSQGQR from the exons ATGGTGGTGATTACTGGAGGAGAGTTCCTGATGGGAACGGACGACCCCGCCATCCCTGCAGATGGCGAGGGCCCGCAGAGGCTGGTGCATGTTGACTCCTTCTTCATGGACATCCAGGAAGTCACTAACCAACAGTTCCAGAGCTTTGTCAATATCacaggatacattactgag GCAGAGACATTTGGAGACTCATTTGTATTCGAGGGGATTTTGAGCGAGAGTGTGAAAAACCAAATCACCCAAGCA GTGgctgctgccccctggtggctTCCAGTCAAAGGGGCCAACTGGAGGCACCCTAATGGTCCAGACTCCAACATCACAGACGG GCTGGACCATCCTGTTCTACATGTGTCCTGGGCGGATGCAGTCGCTTACTGCTCCTGGGCCAACAAGAGACTTCCTACAGAGGCAGAATGGGAGTACGCCTGCAGAGGCGGCCTTAAAGACAG ACTTTACCCCTGGGGAAACAATTTGAACCCGAAAGGACAACACTACGCCAACCTCTGGCAGGGGGATTTCCCCAACCACAACTCTGCAGAGGATGGATACGTCAAAACTTCACCG GTGATGTCCTTTCCTGCCAATGGTTTTGGTCTGCATGACATGGTGGGGAATGCATGGGAATGGACCTCAGACTGGTGGACTGTGCATCACACtacagaacaacaacacaaccCA ACGGGTCCTCCATCAGGCACAGACAAGGTGAAGAAGGGAGGGTCATACATGTGCCACAAG tcttaCTGCTACAGATACCGCTGTGCAGCTCGTAGCCAGAACACTCCGGACAGCGCAGCCTCTAATCTTGGTTTCCGCTGTGTCTCCCAGGGGCAACGGTGA